The DNA sequence TCAACGTCTCGGCCGCCATGAAGGAGCTCAAGGCGGTCAAGTCGAGCATCTCGGTCTGGCCAAGCTCCGGTTCGCAGCAACAGCAGGTCCTGATCGACAAGCAGGTCGGTGCGGAGATCATGTGGAACGGCCGCGCCTACGTCGTCAGCCAGTCGATCCCGAACCTCCAGATCAGCTGGGACGGATCCCTGCTGCCCGAGCCGAACGGCTTCGTCGTACTGAAGGACGCTCCGCACGCGGCGGCAGCCTTCGAGTACTTCTCGTGGCTCGCCCAGCACCCGAAGAACCAGGCGGAGTGGAGCTCGGCGCTCACCTATCCGATGCCGGCCAAGGGACTCAACTCTTATCTGTCCCCGAAGGTCGCTGCCGCGCTCCCGGTCGGAAAGAAGGTCACTATCAGCAGCAACACCTGGTTCGCGAAGAACGAGTCAACCGTCGAGCATGCCTGGCAGGGCTTCCTTGGCTGAGGAGTGCCGGGGCGTGGCTCAGCGATGAATCGGCACGAAGCGACCGGTAGCCCGTCGGCGATCGACGACGGGCTACCGGTGCTCGAACTGCAGAACGTCGAGAAGCACTACGGCAGCAGCGTCGCGGTGAAGTCGGTCAGCTTGTCCGTCCAGTCGGGCGAGCTGCTGACCCTGCTCGGGCCGAGCGGCTCCGGCAAGACCACCTTGCTGAAGCTCGTGGCCGGCTTCACCGACATCACCGGCGGCCGGATCATGTTGCGGGGGCGCGACATCTCCGAGCTCAGCCCGGCCGAGCGCGGGATCGGCATGGTGTTCCAGAACTATGCGCTGTTCCCTCACATGACCGTCGCCGACAACGTCGCGTACGGGCTCAAGATGCTCAAGCGTCCGTCGGCCGTTCGCGAGCAGCGGGTGGCGGAGATGCTCGAGCTGGTCGGGTTGCCGCAGTTCGGGGGGCGGCTTCCGCGCGAGCTGTCCGGGGGCCAGCAACAGCGCGTCGCGCTCGCCCGGGCGCTGGCCTTCGGGCCGTCGCTCCTGCTCATGGACGAGCCGCTGGGTGCGCTCGACCGGGAGCTGCGCGAACGGATGATGGTCGAGATCAGGCGGATCCACCAAGAGGTGGGCGTGACCGCTCTCTACGTGACGCACGATCGCGAGGAGGCGCTGACGCTGTCCGACCGGATCGCGATCATGCGGGACGGCGTGCTGGAAGGC is a window from the Mycobacteriales bacterium genome containing:
- a CDS encoding ABC transporter ATP-binding protein; the encoded protein is MNRHEATGSPSAIDDGLPVLELQNVEKHYGSSVAVKSVSLSVQSGELLTLLGPSGSGKTTLLKLVAGFTDITGGRIMLRGRDISELSPAERGIGMVFQNYALFPHMTVADNVAYGLKMLKRPSAVREQRVAEMLELVGLPQFGGRLPRELSGGQQQRVALARALAFGPSLLLMDEPLGALDRELRERMMVEIRRIHQEVGVTALYVTHDREEALTLSDRIAIMRDGVLEGAGTPADLLTIPPSRFIATFFGDHPVIPGRLVSLESAGTGDARAMVKCLGQSLCLTRVAPGVVADSDVGVVVPAAAMSAERPDDMSKCLQLDAVVAESLDLGDHVRLTCELPGTVSSSGTPHRLRITDDRSGALGGQLKPGDPLQLFASTPV